A portion of the Deinococcus peraridilitoris DSM 19664 genome contains these proteins:
- a CDS encoding bifunctional metallophosphatase/5'-nucleotidase — MKARTLWLAALTLGLSAYASQAVQSRPVTIQLLDISDWHAQLEPLTVGSGDAAYKIGGAAALSAYFKQDRAQNPNTLTLTGGDAYGGSPPLSGFFNEEPAIEAMNLMGFDADTLGNHNFDRGIPFLQNLIDKAKFQYVSANLKNVDANVKNVKPYKIFTLDGVKVAVIGITNPEAASLVAPGALGTIEVTDPVAAANRARAAARVEGAQVFVAITHLGVNSVDPATKAGSGPLIDFAKRVNGFHVIFGDHTNVQYSGVVGDALVVENLSKGASYAKVQVKVDARNGRLLDRSVTFVEPRVSAVTPDPAVEQLIAKYRTQLAQQLDRKIGAATDLFPRGNNVERLREVALGNLVADAMLDRYKTQLAFSNGGSIRSSLPSNSYEPVDKALRRPTPGYQAGPPFDVVAGDVYSVLPFGNSVVTRTVTGAQLHAILEHSVGALPAANGRFLQIAGFKFTYDSTKPAGSRIVSVTLNSGAAIQKDATTYTLALSDFINNGGDAYTMLADGQGVSREQDAQVVLEYIQQKGTITPTVEGRIRDIATP; from the coding sequence ATGAAGGCACGTACTTTGTGGCTCGCGGCCCTGACGCTGGGCTTGTCCGCTTATGCCAGTCAGGCCGTACAGTCACGTCCGGTGACGATTCAGTTGCTCGACATCTCCGACTGGCACGCGCAGCTCGAACCGCTGACGGTGGGAAGCGGTGACGCGGCGTACAAGATCGGCGGCGCGGCGGCGCTCAGTGCTTACTTCAAGCAGGATCGCGCGCAGAATCCCAACACCCTGACGCTCACCGGTGGGGACGCCTACGGTGGTTCGCCGCCCCTGTCAGGCTTTTTCAACGAAGAACCCGCCATCGAAGCCATGAACCTGATGGGCTTCGACGCCGATACCCTTGGAAACCACAACTTCGACCGCGGAATCCCGTTCCTGCAGAACCTGATCGACAAGGCCAAATTCCAGTACGTCTCGGCCAACCTCAAGAACGTCGACGCCAACGTCAAGAACGTCAAGCCCTACAAGATCTTTACCCTGGACGGCGTGAAGGTGGCGGTGATCGGCATCACCAACCCCGAGGCGGCCTCGCTGGTCGCGCCGGGTGCGCTGGGAACCATCGAGGTCACCGACCCCGTGGCCGCCGCGAACCGCGCGCGCGCCGCCGCGAGAGTCGAAGGGGCCCAGGTCTTTGTGGCCATCACGCACCTCGGGGTGAACAGCGTCGACCCGGCCACCAAAGCGGGTTCGGGACCATTGATCGATTTCGCCAAGCGTGTCAACGGCTTTCACGTGATCTTCGGCGATCACACCAACGTGCAGTACAGCGGGGTCGTGGGCGACGCCCTGGTGGTCGAGAACCTCAGCAAGGGCGCTTCGTATGCCAAGGTGCAGGTCAAGGTCGACGCCAGAAACGGAAGGCTGCTCGACCGTAGCGTGACCTTTGTCGAGCCACGGGTGAGCGCCGTCACGCCCGATCCGGCCGTCGAGCAGCTGATCGCGAAGTACCGCACCCAGCTCGCCCAGCAGCTTGACCGGAAGATCGGGGCCGCCACGGACCTCTTCCCACGCGGAAACAACGTCGAGCGGCTGCGTGAGGTGGCGCTCGGCAACCTGGTCGCCGACGCCATGCTCGACCGCTACAAGACCCAACTCGCCTTCTCGAACGGCGGCAGCATCCGCAGCTCACTGCCCTCCAACAGTTACGAGCCGGTCGACAAGGCGCTGCGCCGCCCCACCCCCGGTTACCAGGCGGGACCGCCGTTCGACGTGGTCGCGGGCGACGTGTACAGCGTCTTGCCGTTCGGAAACTCCGTCGTGACCCGCACGGTCACCGGAGCGCAGCTGCACGCCATTCTGGAGCACAGCGTGGGCGCCCTGCCCGCCGCCAACGGCCGCTTCCTGCAGATCGCGGGCTTCAAGTTCACCTATGACTCCACGAAGCCTGCCGGCTCGCGCATCGTGAGTGTCACCCTCAACAGTGGCGCGGCCATCCAGAAGGACGCCACCACCTACACGCTGGCGCTCAGCGACTTCATCAACAACGGTGGAGACGCCTACACCATGCTCGCCGACGGGCAGGGCGTGTCACGGGAACAGGACGCCCAGGTGGTGCTGGAGTACATCCAGCAAAAGGGCACCATCACACCCACCGTCGAAGGACGCATTCGCGACATCGCGACTCCTTAA
- a CDS encoding DMT family transporter, with protein sequence MLRVARVSHVPAPGKVPFSVVETLVPLAFVLLWSTGFVGSKLGFPYAEPFTFLSLRFLLTLLLLLAVVVFTRPAWPRSWRQAGHIALSGVFLHAVYLSGTWYAIYLGLPAGLAALIVGLQPVLTAALAPLLGERVSVRAWTGLGLGFVGVALVVLDKLLVGHHQAVQPMALLAAGVALIGTTVGTLHQKRFSSTMPLVSGTIIQYTVTLLLVGPAALLFETRQVDWTPEFLFALGWLILALSLGAMFLLLYLLRSRTTARVTSLFYLVPPATALEAYLLFNETLGLAALFGMLVVVLGVWLVATDARKAA encoded by the coding sequence ATGTTGCGTGTGGCGCGGGTGAGTCATGTTCCTGCGCCAGGTAAGGTGCCGTTCAGCGTTGTAGAAACACTGGTGCCACTGGCCTTCGTGCTGCTGTGGAGTACCGGCTTTGTCGGCTCCAAACTGGGTTTTCCGTACGCCGAGCCGTTCACGTTTCTGTCGCTGCGTTTTCTGCTGACACTGCTGTTGCTGCTGGCCGTGGTCGTGTTTACACGCCCGGCCTGGCCGCGCTCCTGGCGGCAGGCGGGGCATATCGCGCTCAGTGGGGTGTTTTTGCATGCCGTCTACCTCAGTGGGACCTGGTACGCCATTTACCTTGGTCTGCCCGCCGGTCTGGCCGCTTTGATCGTGGGGTTGCAGCCTGTTCTCACGGCCGCTTTGGCGCCCTTGCTGGGCGAGCGGGTGAGCGTGCGCGCGTGGACCGGTCTGGGCCTGGGATTCGTGGGCGTGGCCCTGGTGGTGCTCGACAAACTGCTGGTCGGACATCATCAGGCCGTGCAGCCCATGGCCCTGCTGGCTGCCGGGGTCGCACTGATCGGCACGACGGTCGGTACGCTGCATCAGAAGCGCTTCTCCTCGACCATGCCACTGGTGAGCGGCACGATCATCCAGTACACCGTCACCCTGCTGCTGGTCGGGCCCGCGGCCCTCTTGTTCGAGACGCGGCAGGTCGACTGGACACCGGAGTTTCTGTTCGCACTGGGCTGGCTGATTCTGGCCCTGTCACTGGGGGCGATGTTCCTGCTGCTTTATCTGCTGCGGTCACGCACGACCGCGCGCGTGACCAGCCTGTTCTACCTGGTGCCCCCGGCCACTGCCCTGGAGGCTTATCTGCTGTTCAACGAAACGCTGGGCCTCGCCGCACTGTTTGGCATGCTGGTGGTGGTGCTGGGAGTGTGGCTGGTCGCGACGGACGCCCGTAAAGCGGCTTGA
- a CDS encoding chromosome partitioning protein ParB has translation MIDNHSQAKQDVERARLAATVEDFLSVVRGVPNELIPFDWVKHLAPHGEHQLGVQSIPVDSVIGSVDRYRDFSRHFLPKEHFLDERWISVRKAQLGGRELPPIQVYKVGELYFVKDGNHRVSVARRNGQKYIDASIIELDVRVKPEPDDTLRDLIIKGEYARFLSLTRLDELAPHHRLIRFTTPGRYDIVLDHIRTRQYYLSLKHEREVGWEEAVESWHRRLYARVTEHIEQHHVMRFFPGRTEADLYLWIMDHRYFLKQRYGFDVGSELATLDFVRHFRPRAWKRVGTRLQLLLHGQKLHPTT, from the coding sequence ATGATCGACAACCACAGCCAGGCCAAACAAGATGTCGAACGCGCGCGTCTCGCTGCGACCGTCGAGGACTTTCTGAGCGTGGTTCGCGGCGTTCCCAACGAGCTGATTCCCTTTGACTGGGTCAAGCACCTCGCACCGCACGGCGAGCACCAGCTGGGCGTCCAGTCGATTCCGGTAGATTCGGTGATCGGCAGCGTCGACCGTTACCGCGATTTCTCGCGCCACTTTCTCCCCAAAGAACACTTTCTGGATGAGCGCTGGATTTCCGTTCGCAAGGCGCAGCTCGGTGGGCGCGAACTTCCTCCCATTCAGGTCTACAAGGTCGGCGAGCTGTACTTTGTCAAGGACGGCAATCACCGGGTCTCGGTCGCACGCCGCAACGGCCAGAAGTACATCGACGCGAGCATCATCGAACTGGACGTGCGCGTCAAACCCGAGCCCGATGACACCCTCAGGGACCTGATCATCAAGGGCGAGTACGCGCGTTTTCTGAGCCTCACCCGACTCGACGAGCTCGCGCCCCACCACCGCCTAATCCGCTTCACCACGCCCGGACGCTACGACATCGTGCTCGACCACATCCGTACCCGGCAGTACTACCTGAGCCTCAAACACGAACGCGAGGTCGGCTGGGAAGAGGCCGTCGAGAGCTGGCACCGCCGGCTGTACGCCCGCGTGACCGAGCACATCGAGCAGCATCACGTCATGCGCTTTTTTCCCGGACGCACCGAGGCCGATCTGTACCTCTGGATCATGGACCACCGCTATTTCCTGAAGCAGCGCTACGGCTTTGACGTGGGCAGCGAACTGGCGACCCTCGACTTTGTGCGGCATTTTCGGCCACGCGCCTGGAAACGGGTCGGAACCCGCTTGCAACTGTTGCTGCACGGACAGAAACTACACCCGACCACCTGA
- the proS gene encoding proline--tRNA ligase — MRLSNALFVTQRETPSEAELTSHQLLLRAGFIRRVGSGTYAYLPLLQRVLHKLHDIIRQELAAIGAQECLLPQLQSADLWRESGRWDSYTQAEGIMFALTDRQGREQALGPTHEEVVTFLARDLIRSYRQLPVHLYQIQTKFRDEIRPRFGLLRAREFTMKDGYSFHATPDDLHITFEQVGEAYARILDRAGVRWRAVQADSGAIGGSNSREFMVLAQAGEDEVLYTDDGVYAANSEKAESRLSKAWPSPFQAFEKRATPNAATIESICRLLSCHASNVVKNVLYEAHLNGVMVPVLVSVRGDQTVNETKLANVITQIAPTFGADTLLRLVVPSAEQQRAWLRRNLPLGYLSPDLGDEFIADVPSVAAQFLRLVDRSAAELTNFVTGANESEVHVVGANWTEQFTLPPSVVDVRLAREGDTSLHDASQRLRSARGIEVGIFSSSARSTPQPCRQPSRTPTGTSVPCGWAVTVWGSLAWCRP; from the coding sequence ATGCGCCTCTCGAACGCCTTGTTCGTTACTCAACGCGAGACCCCCAGCGAAGCTGAACTCACCAGTCACCAGTTGCTCCTCCGCGCCGGATTCATCCGCCGGGTCGGCAGCGGCACCTACGCTTACCTGCCCCTCTTGCAGCGCGTCCTGCACAAACTGCACGACATCATCCGCCAGGAACTTGCTGCCATTGGCGCCCAGGAATGCCTGCTGCCTCAACTGCAAAGCGCCGACCTCTGGCGCGAGTCAGGCCGTTGGGACTCCTACACCCAGGCGGAAGGCATCATGTTCGCTCTCACGGACCGGCAAGGCCGCGAGCAGGCCCTGGGCCCCACGCACGAAGAAGTCGTGACCTTCCTTGCACGCGACCTGATCCGTAGCTACCGACAGCTGCCTGTCCACCTTTATCAGATCCAGACGAAATTCCGTGACGAAATCCGCCCACGATTCGGGTTGCTGCGTGCCCGCGAGTTCACCATGAAGGACGGGTATTCCTTCCACGCTACCCCCGATGATCTACACATCACCTTCGAGCAGGTTGGAGAAGCATACGCACGCATTTTGGACCGAGCCGGGGTTCGGTGGCGGGCGGTGCAGGCAGATTCTGGCGCGATCGGCGGGTCGAACAGCCGGGAATTCATGGTTCTCGCTCAGGCAGGCGAGGATGAAGTGCTCTACACCGATGACGGGGTGTACGCGGCAAATAGCGAGAAGGCAGAGTCCAGGCTGAGTAAAGCGTGGCCTTCACCCTTCCAGGCATTTGAGAAGCGCGCGACACCGAACGCCGCGACCATCGAATCAATCTGCCGCCTGCTGTCGTGTCACGCGTCAAACGTAGTGAAGAACGTGCTATACGAAGCGCATCTCAATGGCGTCATGGTGCCAGTGCTGGTCAGCGTCCGTGGAGACCAGACGGTGAATGAAACGAAGCTCGCGAATGTCATCACGCAAATTGCCCCGACCTTCGGTGCGGACACCCTCCTGCGTCTTGTCGTGCCGAGTGCAGAGCAGCAACGCGCCTGGCTCAGGCGTAACCTCCCACTGGGGTACCTCTCGCCGGATCTGGGTGATGAATTCATCGCGGACGTTCCGAGTGTTGCAGCGCAGTTTCTGCGGCTGGTGGATCGCAGCGCGGCAGAGCTGACGAACTTCGTGACGGGCGCCAATGAATCTGAGGTTCATGTCGTCGGGGCCAACTGGACTGAGCAGTTTACGCTCCCGCCGTCTGTGGTGGATGTCCGCCTTGCGAGAGAAGGCGACACATCACTTCATGACGCATCCCAGCGCCTGCGGTCAGCACGTGGGATTGAGGTGGGCATATTTTCGAGCTCGGCACGAAGTACGCCTCAGCCATGCAGGCAACCTTCGCGGACACCGACGGGCACGAGCGTTCCTTGTGGATGGGCTGTTACGGTATGGGGGTCACTCGCCTGGTGCAGGCCGTAG
- a CDS encoding mismatch-specific DNA-glycosylase — MTAPATSDYIVPDLLREGLVLVFCGTAPSPASARARAYYAHPHNKFWPLLHRAGFTPRQLRPTEYPELLSWDIGLTDMAKRHFGIDSKLPKEAWAPLELREKLVRYAPRLLAFTSKRAASEALSTPTGKLPYGRQERTLEGTELWVLPSTSPLGDNHFREEPWLMLGERYRDLRLAKDTIGD, encoded by the coding sequence ATGACTGCTCCTGCCACGAGCGACTACATCGTGCCCGACCTGCTGCGCGAAGGTCTGGTGCTGGTGTTCTGCGGCACCGCGCCCAGTCCGGCCTCGGCGCGGGCGCGGGCGTACTACGCGCACCCGCACAACAAGTTCTGGCCGTTGCTGCACCGCGCTGGTTTCACCCCCAGGCAGCTGCGCCCCACCGAATACCCAGAGTTGCTCTCCTGGGATATTGGCCTGACCGACATGGCCAAGCGGCACTTCGGCATCGACTCGAAACTGCCCAAAGAAGCCTGGGCGCCGCTGGAACTGCGAGAAAAGCTGGTGCGCTACGCGCCGCGCCTGCTGGCTTTTACCAGCAAGCGCGCCGCGAGCGAAGCCCTGAGCACGCCGACAGGCAAGCTGCCCTATGGGCGCCAGGAGCGGACCCTGGAGGGAACAGAACTCTGGGTGCTGCCCTCCACCAGTCCGCTGGGTGACAACCACTTCCGCGAAGAGCCCTGGCTGATGCTGGGCGAGCGCTACCGCGACTTGAGGCTGGCGAAGGATACGATCGGTGACTGA
- a CDS encoding DinB family protein, producing MIDTAFLSRYGSTPAETAEHLRTALADFETALTQCESRWFVPIREHLGAGEPSRYQGLWSPAQQAEHVLKANIAFSKVMHLLNGTRELPEIPREFGPMHEGRRIAPENLEPGEGLPWAQLEPQWRETNARLLTVVEAIDPASSRTFWHRYLGELNAFGWARMACGHVRDHRRQLGVS from the coding sequence ATGATCGATACTGCCTTCCTGTCCCGCTACGGCAGCACCCCTGCGGAAACAGCCGAGCACCTCCGGACTGCCCTGGCCGACTTCGAAACAGCGCTCACGCAGTGTGAGTCCCGCTGGTTCGTTCCGATCCGCGAACACCTGGGCGCGGGCGAACCGTCGCGCTACCAGGGTCTGTGGAGTCCGGCCCAGCAGGCCGAGCACGTCCTGAAGGCCAACATCGCCTTCAGCAAGGTCATGCACCTGCTCAACGGCACGCGGGAGCTGCCCGAGATCCCGCGTGAATTTGGTCCAATGCACGAGGGCCGCCGCATCGCGCCCGAGAACCTCGAACCCGGCGAGGGCCTGCCGTGGGCGCAGCTGGAGCCCCAGTGGCGTGAAACCAACGCCCGTCTGCTCACCGTGGTGGAGGCCATCGATCCGGCGTCCTCGCGGACCTTCTGGCACCGTTATCTGGGTGAACTGAACGCCTTCGGCTGGGCCCGCATGGCCTGCGGGCACGTGCGCGACCACCGCCGGCAGCTCGGGGTGAGCTGA
- a CDS encoding DUF402 domain-containing protein produces the protein MHSVKVERHDTLRRQHHTNTGIREVDFYREHDHGLYVARPFYGHPRIAYWQAHLLPALGVQLCRYTLHGGRRDFDYYLDIARIRQEDGLWEMRDLYLDVVLWEGVRAEILDTDELLEARRAQFVSEEEALYAVERAHVILNQLAQHAYRPQEWLRAQGIVLEWREPVLA, from the coding sequence ATGCATTCGGTCAAGGTGGAGCGTCACGACACGCTCAGGCGGCAGCATCACACCAACACCGGCATTCGCGAGGTCGACTTCTACCGCGAACACGACCACGGGCTGTATGTCGCCCGCCCGTTTTACGGTCATCCACGCATCGCCTACTGGCAGGCCCACCTGCTGCCCGCCCTGGGGGTGCAGCTGTGCCGCTACACCCTGCACGGTGGCCGGCGTGACTTCGACTACTACCTGGACATCGCGCGTATTCGCCAGGAAGACGGCCTCTGGGAGATGCGTGACCTGTACCTCGACGTGGTGCTCTGGGAAGGAGTTCGCGCGGAGATTCTCGACACCGACGAACTGCTCGAAGCGCGCCGGGCGCAATTCGTTTCCGAGGAAGAGGCACTTTACGCCGTCGAGCGTGCGCACGTGATCCTCAATCAGCTGGCTCAGCACGCCTACCGGCCGCAGGAGTGGCTCCGCGCGCAGGGGATCGTGCTGGAGTGGCGAGAGCCCGTGCTGGCGTAA
- a CDS encoding sulfite oxidase-like oxidoreductase, whose product MLGKFFKKPEDDQGGRIPPGQTLTTRFPVLTYGPTPRIEAHNVELRIWGLAEEATFTWGELMSLPQTTHTYDIHCVTHWSKLDTSWTGVRVTDLMPLIKLKGGATHVMIHSYGGYTTNLSLQDFVRDLNLLAWQYDGAPLETEHGGPMRLVVPHLYFWKSAKWISGLEFIDHDQPGFWERNGYHMRGDPFKDERYNE is encoded by the coding sequence ATGCTGGGCAAATTCTTCAAGAAGCCCGAAGACGACCAGGGCGGCCGTATCCCCCCCGGCCAGACCCTCACCACCCGCTTCCCGGTGCTCACCTACGGTCCCACCCCGCGCATCGAAGCCCATAACGTGGAACTGCGCATCTGGGGGCTTGCCGAGGAGGCCACCTTCACCTGGGGTGAACTGATGAGTCTGCCCCAGACCACCCACACCTATGACATTCACTGTGTCACCCACTGGAGCAAGCTCGATACCAGCTGGACCGGGGTGCGCGTCACCGACCTGATGCCGCTGATCAAGCTGAAGGGCGGCGCCACACACGTGATGATTCACAGCTACGGCGGCTACACCACCAACCTCAGTTTGCAGGACTTCGTGCGCGACCTCAATTTGCTGGCGTGGCAGTACGACGGCGCGCCCCTCGAAACCGAGCACGGTGGCCCGATGCGCCTGGTGGTGCCGCACCTGTATTTCTGGAAAAGCGCCAAGTGGATCTCGGGCCTGGAATTCATCGACCACGACCAGCCCGGCTTCTGGGAGCGCAACGGCTATCACATGCGTGGAGACCCGTTCAAGGACGAGCGGTATAACGAGTGA
- a CDS encoding His/Gly/Thr/Pro-type tRNA ligase C-terminal domain-containing protein — protein MQATFADTDGHERSLWMGCYGMGVTRLVQAVVEQHHDERGLVWPLSLAPFQVHLLVVPNMREALQVQVAERLYGELVAAGVEVLLDDRHDRAGVKLKDADLLGIPLRVVTGRSVTSGEVEWVERASGHSTVVRVEDLVTCVLEFTSGMSAVGYPLRAGRHL, from the coding sequence ATGCAGGCAACCTTCGCGGACACCGACGGGCACGAGCGTTCCTTGTGGATGGGCTGTTACGGTATGGGGGTCACTCGCCTGGTGCAGGCCGTAGTGGAGCAGCATCATGACGAGCGAGGCCTGGTGTGGCCCTTGAGCCTCGCGCCGTTTCAGGTGCATCTGCTGGTGGTGCCGAACATGCGTGAGGCGCTTCAGGTGCAGGTTGCGGAGCGCTTGTACGGGGAGCTTGTCGCGGCTGGGGTGGAAGTGCTGCTGGATGACCGGCATGACCGGGCAGGCGTGAAGTTGAAAGACGCGGATCTGCTCGGAATACCCCTTCGGGTGGTGACGGGCCGGTCGGTGACGAGCGGGGAGGTTGAGTGGGTCGAGCGCGCCTCGGGCCATTCCACCGTTGTTCGCGTCGAGGACCTCGTGACATGTGTACTGGAATTCACGAGCGGAATGTCAGCAGTGGGGTATCCGCTGCGAGCAGGGCGTCATCTATAG
- a CDS encoding U32 family peptidase: protein MASSLVRPRVKPELMSPAGGWPQLRAAVEAGADAVYFGLDSFHARAKVGFTDEELPEIMRYLHERGVLGFVTFNVLVFDRELYKAEEKLTHLARSGVDAIIVQDLGVARLAHQLCPDLPIHGSTQMSITSAEGAELARRFGASRVVLGRELSLLDIERIAQATDIELETFVHGALCVSYSGQCFSSEAWGGRSANRGQCAQACRLPYDLIVDGSVRDLHDARYLLSPGDLYALHQVPDLVRMGVNCLKIEGRYKDSEYVALTTAAYRKAIDEAWKGLPLSVTPDEERDLEQVYSRGLGAHFISGTNHQQVVRGRAPRHRGVKIGEVVGVSDAGVRVKLLERVRLGDGVVFDAADWRSPGEREEGGHLYGLWRGQEKLEEVESGQVELRFGRGAVDLSRVRAGDWVWRTHDPTLAARVRPYIDPADPLYTRPVFATFVGVEGEVPRLTLRDETGRAVEVAGETPLQGARNRALGEDTLREQLGKLGGTPFHLEGLQAELPGAVFMPVSELNALRRQAVEQLTELRGKAPQRDIQLRLREVLASVTPETVEGEGARLHLLVRTPEQLDAAIALRPASITLDYLELYGLKPAVTRVREAGLTVRVASPRVLKPTEQNIEKFLLSLDAEILVRSGGLLEGLQDASRKPALVGDFSLNAANVLTARELLSLGLSRVTPTHDLNARQVTELAQLVGPGRLEVIAYQHLPVFHTEHCVFSRFLSEGTDYTNCGHPCESHRVALRDEKGLMHPVMADVGCRNTVFGAQAQTAARHLQSWRAVGLSDFRLEFVHESAEDVLAVSRAFSAFFTGEIGERELEARLAALSAQGVTEGSLFVPGSFEELPQLQLM from the coding sequence ATGGCGTCCTCTCTTGTCCGTCCCCGCGTGAAACCCGAACTGATGAGCCCGGCCGGCGGCTGGCCGCAACTGCGCGCCGCCGTCGAGGCGGGCGCGGACGCCGTGTACTTCGGCCTTGACAGCTTTCATGCCCGCGCCAAGGTCGGCTTCACCGACGAAGAACTGCCCGAGATCATGCGCTATCTGCACGAGCGCGGCGTGCTGGGCTTCGTGACCTTCAACGTGCTGGTGTTCGACCGGGAACTCTACAAGGCCGAGGAGAAACTCACCCACCTGGCGCGCAGTGGTGTGGACGCCATCATCGTGCAGGACCTGGGCGTGGCGCGGCTGGCCCATCAGCTCTGCCCGGACTTGCCCATTCACGGCAGCACCCAGATGAGCATCACGAGCGCCGAGGGCGCCGAACTCGCGCGGCGCTTCGGCGCGAGCCGGGTGGTGCTGGGGCGTGAACTGTCGCTGCTCGACATCGAGCGCATTGCCCAGGCGACCGACATCGAGCTGGAGACCTTCGTACACGGCGCGCTGTGCGTCAGCTACAGCGGGCAGTGCTTTTCCAGCGAGGCCTGGGGTGGGCGCAGCGCCAACCGTGGCCAGTGCGCACAGGCCTGCCGCCTGCCCTACGACCTGATCGTGGACGGTTCCGTGCGTGACCTGCACGACGCGCGCTACCTGCTGTCGCCGGGGGACCTTTACGCGCTGCATCAGGTGCCGGACCTCGTGCGCATGGGCGTGAACTGCCTCAAGATCGAGGGGCGCTACAAGGACAGCGAGTATGTGGCCCTCACCACCGCCGCCTACCGCAAGGCCATCGACGAGGCCTGGAAAGGCTTGCCCCTGAGCGTCACGCCCGACGAGGAACGTGATCTGGAGCAGGTGTATTCGCGTGGTCTGGGCGCGCACTTTATTTCGGGCACCAACCATCAGCAGGTCGTGCGTGGGCGCGCGCCGCGTCACCGTGGCGTGAAAATCGGGGAAGTCGTGGGCGTCTCCGACGCGGGCGTGCGGGTGAAGCTGCTCGAGCGCGTGCGCCTGGGAGACGGTGTGGTCTTTGACGCCGCCGACTGGCGCAGTCCGGGCGAGCGCGAGGAAGGGGGCCACCTCTACGGTCTGTGGCGCGGTCAGGAAAAGCTCGAAGAGGTCGAAAGCGGCCAGGTTGAACTGCGTTTCGGACGTGGCGCGGTCGACCTGTCACGCGTCCGTGCAGGCGACTGGGTGTGGCGCACCCACGACCCGACCCTGGCGGCGCGCGTGCGGCCTTATATCGATCCGGCCGATCCCCTGTATACCCGTCCGGTCTTCGCGACCTTTGTGGGCGTGGAGGGCGAGGTGCCGCGCCTGACCCTGCGCGACGAAACCGGACGCGCGGTCGAGGTCGCAGGGGAGACCCCGCTGCAAGGTGCGCGCAACCGCGCCCTCGGCGAGGACACCCTGCGCGAGCAGCTCGGCAAGCTCGGCGGCACGCCCTTCCACCTGGAAGGCCTGCAGGCAGAATTGCCCGGCGCGGTTTTCATGCCGGTCAGTGAGCTCAACGCCCTGAGGCGTCAGGCTGTGGAGCAGCTGACCGAACTGCGCGGCAAGGCACCGCAGCGCGACATTCAGCTCAGGCTGCGTGAGGTTCTGGCAAGCGTCACGCCAGAGACAGTGGAAGGGGAAGGCGCGCGCCTGCACCTGTTGGTCCGCACGCCCGAGCAGCTCGACGCGGCCATCGCGCTGCGCCCGGCGTCCATCACGCTCGATTATCTGGAGCTGTACGGCCTGAAGCCTGCCGTCACGCGCGTGCGTGAAGCGGGCCTCACCGTGCGCGTGGCGAGTCCGCGGGTGCTCAAGCCCACCGAGCAGAACATCGAGAAGTTTCTGCTGAGCCTGGACGCCGAGATCCTGGTCCGCTCGGGAGGGCTGCTCGAAGGCCTGCAGGACGCGTCGCGGAAACCGGCGCTCGTGGGAGACTTCAGCCTCAACGCCGCCAACGTCCTGACGGCGCGCGAGCTGCTCTCGCTGGGTCTGTCGCGCGTGACCCCCACCCACGACCTGAACGCCCGGCAGGTGACGGAACTCGCGCAGCTCGTCGGCCCGGGTCGGCTGGAAGTCATTGCCTACCAGCACCTGCCGGTCTTTCACACAGAGCACTGCGTGTTCAGCCGTTTTCTGTCGGAAGGGACGGACTACACCAACTGCGGCCATCCCTGCGAGTCGCATCGGGTGGCGCTGCGTGACGAGAAGGGCCTGATGCACCCGGTCATGGCCGACGTAGGCTGCCGCAACACCGTTTTCGGCGCGCAGGCGCAGACCGCCGCACGTCATCTGCAATCCTGGCGCGCGGTGGGCCTGAGTGATTTCCGCCTGGAATTCGTGCACGAAAGTGCCGAGGACGTGCTGGCCGTTTCGCGCGCCTTCTCGGCCTTTTTCACGGGCGAGATCGGCGAGCGCGAACTCGAGGCGCGCCTGGCGGCCCTCAGCGCACAGGGCGTCACCGAAGGCAGCCTGTTCGTGCCGGGCAGCTTCGAGGAACTGCCCCAGTTGCAACTGATGTAG